The proteins below come from a single Solea solea chromosome 6, fSolSol10.1, whole genome shotgun sequence genomic window:
- the LOC131460544 gene encoding protein EFR3 homolog B-like, whose protein sequence is MLLQRIISFLIGDCCGALSPLYKRLVDNIFPANQKNGLVKANMEKLTFYALSVPEELDCIGAYLSKRMSKDVARQRYRYVCIAMEALDQLLMACRSQSINLFVESFLKMVREVLESDKPSLQILGTNSFVKFANIQEDNPSYHRCYHFFVSRFSDMCHSSDEDPDICFKIRMAGIKGLNGVVRKTVNDDLQANIWDPELMDKIVPSLLFNLQSGECTQNHSPSLLRMSEKEKSGLVELTECCFRELLRRAAYGKIKNVITPVLMHLDNHSLWEGTTFAVHCFKIIMYSIRSQHSHLVIQQLLGHLAANSKNSATVRAGIIEVLLEAAAIAASCSVGLTVLEIFNTLVQQLHLSVDYELTGSYDGSINIGSEITNAHEERQLQEAVIRTISSFANTLPAYQRSEVMLFIMGKIPGIHTAVPSTGSGPEGTRMIQVMLLKSLVQVTASFHTTNMLKTQLSSYLEPLLSVSLTKDPEVQLLALQILISLMDWHDNRSKLLSMSSILDISVLKIKVVKCSRQDNLFMKGHGQMLYQHIYLACKEQSNGRQHYENLFALFAILSVELANPEVVLDLVRLTVALQDLALSTDEDLPIYNRCAIHSLTAAYFNLICQLTTIPAFCKYIHKVIKVRQVNSPHLLPEGVFTDNPKLPASLENVEGDVLFLQSKISEVLGGGGYNTERLSIPFIPQYTDDDHLSIGETVSQVELQSRNSPEKEERRVTEEITFKALKNVIVGSVDMEEQDREWRRQVMEKFQKAPFKEIAAHCGPRATQLHRRLNQILEITIRPPPSPAGTMLSSHGQSQRSSVPIYDMTFPDLFLY, encoded by the coding sequence ATGTTACTGCAAAGAATCATATCTTTCTTGATCGGTGATTGTTGTGGAGCACTCAGTCCTCTGTACAAGCGATTGGTAGACAACATCTTTCCAGCAAACCAAAAGAATGGGCTAGTAAAAGCCAACATGGAGAAGCTGACATTCTATGCCTTGTCGGTTCCAGAAGAGCTTGACTGTATTGGCGCTTACCTGTCTAAGAGAATGTCAAAGGATGTGGCTCGACAAAGATACAGGTATGTGTGCATAGCAATGGAAGCGCTGGACCAGCTGCTGATGGCCTGTCGCTCTCAGAGCATCAACCTGTTTGTGGAGAGTTTCCTGAAGATGGTGCGTGAGGTGCTAGAGTCGGACAAACCTAGCCTACAGATCCTAGGAACCAATTCGTTTGTGAAGTTTGCCAACATACAAGAGGACAACCCCTCCTACCACCGCTGTTaccatttttttgtgtcacgTTTCAGTGACATGTGCCACTCTAGCGACGAGGACCCCGACATCTGCTTCAAGATTCGCATGGCAGGTATCAAGGGTCTAAATGGAGTAGTGAGGAAGACGGTGAATGACGACCTACAGGCCAATATCTGGGACCCTGAGCTCATGGACAAGATTGTCCCCTCTCTACTTTTCAACTTGCAGAGTGGAGAATGCACACAGAACCACTCCCCTTCGCTGCTGCGGAtgtcagagaaagaaaagagtggcTTGGTGGAGTTGACAGAGTGCTGCTTTAGGGAGCTTCTGAGACGAGCTGCCTATGGCAAAATCAAGAATGTCATCACACCCGTGCTAATGCACTTAGATAACCATTCTCTATGGGAGGGGACAACCTTTGCAGTGCATTGCTTCAAAATCATTATGTACTCCATCCGATCTCAGCACTCTCACTTGGTCATCCAGCAGCTTCTTGGTCACCTGGCTGCTAACAGCAAGAACTCAGCCACAGTGCGAGCTGGAATCATAGAGGTCTTGCTGGAGGCAGCTGCCATCGCAGCCAGCTGCTCTGTTGGTCTCACAGTGTTGGAGATTTTCAACACTTTGGTGCAGCAGCTTCATTTGAGTGTTGACTATGAGTTGACAGGTTCATATGATGGCAGTATCAACATCGGATCTGAGATCACCAACGCTCACGAGGAGAGGCAGCTGCAGGAGGCTGTCATCCGTACCATCAGTTCATTTGCCAACACTCTGCCAGCTTACCAGAGGTCAGAAGTCATGCTCTTCATTATGGGCAAAATCCCTGGTATTCACACAGCCGTGCCATCCACAGGCTCAGGGCCTGAGGGTACCAGGATGATTCAAGTCATGTTACTTAAGTCCTTAGTCCAGGTGACAGCAAGTTTCCATACCACCAACATGCTGAAAACCCAGCTAAGCTCTTACCTGGAGCCACTGCTGTCCGTGTCTCTCACCAAGGATCCAGAGGTACAACTGTTGGCACTGCAAATACTTATTAGTCTCATGGATTGGCATGACAACAGGTCCAAGCTCCTCAGCATGAGCAGCATCCTGGACATATCTGTGCTCAAGATCAAAGTGGTCAAGTGTTCCAGACAAGATAACTTATTCATGAAAGGTCACGGCCAGATGCTTTACCAACACATCTACTTGGCGTGCAAGGAGCAGAGCAATGGTAGGCAGCATTACGAGAacctttttgctttgtttgccaTTTTGAGTGTGGAGCTGGCAAATCCAGAGGTGGTTCTGGACCTCGTTCGCCTGACAGTTGCATTGCAGGACCTGGCACTGTCAACTGACGAGGATCTGCCTATTTACAATCGCTGTGCTATTCATTCCCTGACTGCCGCTTACTTCAACCTTATTTGCCAGCTCACCACTATTCCAGCCTTTTGCAAGTATATACACAAGGTTATTAAGGTCAGACAGGTAAATAGCCCTCACCTTTTACCCGAGGGTGTCTTCACGGACAACCCCAAGCTGCCTGCCTCACTGGAGAATGTGGAAGGGGATGTTTTATTTCTCCAGTCAAAAATCTCTGAAGTCCTTGGGGGAGGTGGTTATAACACAGAGAGACTTTCTATACCTTTCATTCCTCAGTACACAGATGATGATCATCTGTCCATTGGTGAAACTGTCTCACAGGTGGAGTTACAGTCTAGAAATAGTccagagaaagaagagaggagagtgaCAGAGGAGATCACATTCAAAGCCttgaaaaatgtcattgtgggcagtgtggatatggaggagCAGGACAGGGAGTGGAGGAGACAAGTGATGGAGAAGTTTCAGAAGGCCCCCTTTAAGGAAATAGCTGCACATTGTGGTCCAAGGGCCACACAACTGCATAGGAGACTAAATCAAATCTTAGAGATTACAATTAGACCTCCACCCAGTCCTGCTGGAACCATGTTATCAAGTCATGGCCAAAGTCAAAGATCATCTGTACCCATCTATGACATGACATTTCCTGACCTGTTTTTGTACTAA